In Acidobacteriota bacterium, the DNA window CGACGTGAAGGACATCCTCGCGACGGGCCTGACGCTCTGGTTCTTCGCAACGCCGGTGCTCTACGCCCTCCCGGACATCCGCTCCGAGCGGCTCCGCGCGGCGCTCCTGTGGAACCCGGCGACGCCGTTCTTCGAGGCGTGGCGCGACGCGTTCTTCCGCGCCGCGTGGGTCGCGCCGGAGCGCTGGGGAATCCTCGTCCTGATTTCGTTCGGCGCGTTTTTCATCGGGTACGCATTCTTCGACCGGCTGCGCGACTCCTTCCCGGAGGCCGTGTGACCGCGCCCGCCGCCGTCGTCGCGCGGGGGCTCTCGAAGTCGTACCGCAAGTGGGGCCGGACGCGCGCCTTCGGCACGCTCAAGTCCGCGCTGCTCGGCCGTGGATTCGGCGCCGCGCTCGCGCCGTCGGAAGTCGTCCAGGCACTTTCGGACGTGTCGTTCACGGTCGCGCGCGGCGAGACGTTCGGCGTCGTCGGCCCGAACGGCTGCGGCAAGTCCACGCTCCTGAAGCTCGTTGCGGGCCTCTTCAAGCCGACGGCGGGAACGCTCGCGGTGACGGGGAAGGTCTCGGCGCTCATCGAGCTCGGCGCGGGTTTCCACCCGGAGATCTCGGGCCGCGAGAACGTCGTGATCAACGGCGTCATGCTCGGCCTCACCCGCAAGGAGATCGAGAGGAAGCTGCCCGAGATCGTCGCGTTCTCCGGGCTCGAGGAGTTCATCGACGAGCCCGTCAAGACGTATTCCTCGGGCATGTACGTGCGCCTCGGGTTCGCGGTGGCCGTGCACGTGGACCCCGACGTCCTCGTCGTGGACGAAGTGCTCGCCGTGGGCGACGAGGCGTTCGCGCACCGGTGCCTCGACACGATTGCGGACTTCTCGCGCCGCGGCAAGACGATCTTCTTCGTGTCGCACTCGCTCGCGCTCGTCGAGGAGCTCTGCGACCGCGTGCTCTACCTCGACCACGGCAGGACGAAGGCGCTCGGCGACCCGAGGGAGACGCTCGCGCGCTACCGCATGGACGTCGCGGACGAGGAAGGCGCGCGCCTCGCAAAAGAACACAAAGAGGAAGAGAAGATTTTCTTAGAAGGTGAAGAGGGGGAGGGGCGCGCCGCATCGGCGGCGCACGGCGGGGAGGCCGCCCCGCACCGGGGCGAAACACACACTTTCGAAGAAATCCCCCCGTCCCCGTCCCCTGTGCCCGTTGAGAAACCTCGCCGATGGGGATCGCGGGAGGTCGAGATCACGGGCTGTCGAATGCTCGACGCCTCCGGCGCCGAACGCTACGCGTTCCGTTCCGGCGAAAGCGTCACGTTCGAGATCGCCGTGACGCCGCGCGCGCCTCTTTCGGATTTCGTCTTCGGCATCGGGATCTTCACGCCCGAGGATGTCTGCGTGCACGGCACGAACACGGAGCTGGACGGCTTCCTGCCGTCGAAGCTCGACGGCCCTGCCTTCGCCCGCGTGACGCTGCACACGCTCGACCTCGGGACGGGGACGTACCTCGTGGACGTCGCGGTCCACTCGCGGCGGGAGGCGCCGTACGACTACTGGCGGGGCGCGTGCCGTTTCCAGGTCGATTCGCCCGACCGGAGCGCGGGCCTCTGGCGCGCGGCACGCAACTGGTCCTTCTCCGGCCCGCTTTCGCTCCGGAAGACGAGGGACAGGAAATGACGCTGCGCCTGCCGAAGGACGCGGGAGAGAGGACGCTGCTCGTCCTGCTTCTCCTGGCGACGTTCCTCCTCGTCCTCGAGCCGGGGCGCGTGCCGCTCTTCGAGCCGGACGAGGGCCGCTACGGCGAGATCCCGCGCGAGATGCTCGCGACCGGCGACTGGGTGACGCCTCGCCTGAACGGCGTTCTCTACTTCGAGAAGCCGCCGCTCTACTACTGGTCCGTCGCGGCCTCGATGGCGGTACTCGGCCCGACGGAGCTCGCGGTGCGCCTGCCCGGCAAGCTTTCGGCGGCGGGCATGGTCCTCCTCGCGGTCGCGTTCGCGCGGCGGCGATACGGGGCGCGGACCGGCCTCCTCGCGGGCCTCGTGTGTGCGTCCTCGCTGCTCGTCGTTGCGCTCGCCCGCATCGCGATCATCGACCCGATGCTCTCTCTCGCGATGTCGGGCGCGGCCTTTGCGTTCGCGGCGTTCGCGGAGGGCGACGCGGAGGGCGACGGCAAGCGCGCGCGCCGCGCGCTGTACGGCTTCCACGTCGCGTGCGCCGCAGCGGTGCTCCTGAAAGGGCTCATCGGCGTCGTCCTGCCGGGCGGCGCGATCGTCTTCTGGACGATTCTGACCGGCCGCTGGCGGACGCTCGCGCGGGTCTTCTCGCCGGGGCCGCTGCTCGTCTTTCTCGCGCTCGCCGTTCCGTGGCACGTCGCGATGGCCCGGCGGCACCCGGATTTCCTGCAGTTCTACTTCGTCCACGAGCACTTCGACCGCTTCGCGAAGACGGAGCACAAGCGCACGGGCCCGCTCGTCTATTTCGTGCCGGTTCTCCTGGCTGGGTTCCTGCCGTGGACGGCCTTCCTCGGGCGCCTCAAGGAGACGTGGCCGGGCCTTTCGCGCGCGGCGTGGAAGGCGCGGGCGACCGAGGGCTTCCTCTGGATGTTCTCGGGCCTCGTGTTCGCCTTCTTCTCGGTGTCCCGCTCGAAGCTCATCCCGTACGTCCTCCCGATCTGGCCCGCGCTCGCCGTCCTCCTCGCGCTCGGGATCGAGCGCGCGCGCGTCCGGGGCGCCTCGTTCCGGGGCGAGCGCGTCGCGACGGGCGTTCTCTTCGGAGCGCTCCTCGGCGCGGGCGCGGCCTACGGGTTCGGCGCGGGCTACCTCCAGCGCTTCGGGGCGGAGGCCGCGGGAGCGTGCGCGCTCCTCGCGCTGCTCGGCGGGTTCGTCCTGAACGTCTCGCCCCGGCTGACCGGGAGCGCGGAAGCGGGGCCTCTCGTTGCCGCGCCGTGGCTCGCGTTCATCGCGTTCCTTCTCGCCGTCCTGCCGGGCGCGGCGCACTGGGTGACGCCGTGGCCGGTCGTCTCGCCGGCGCTCGCCGCGGCGGGCGGGGACGCCGTTCTGGTCCAGCGCGGCCACTACCTCGAGGTGCTGCCGTTCTACGCCGGGCGGACGACGCCGGTCGCGGCGCTGGGCTGGAGCGAACTCGACTTCGGACGGTCACACGCGGGAACGGAGTCGCTGTTCCCGTCGGACGAAGCGTTCGCAGCCCTCTGGAACGGACCCCGAAAGGTCGTCGTGATGGTGCACCGGGACCACCTGGCCGCGTTCGCGAAACCGCCTCTTTCGGACACGTCCGCGGGCATCCTGGGCCGCGAGAACAACGCCAAGCACTTTGCCCTCACGAACCGGATTACGGAATCCCAATCCAAGTAATTGGATCGGGATGAGGGCCGTAATCGCTGGGACGAAACCGCACCCTTTGACTGCAAAGGCTTAGATTGGGTACGCTTGCGCCTCTTGACGGCAGCGCCCTTGCACCCGTTTTCGTGGGTCTGGTCACACGACCGTGTGACGGACGTGCGGACGCTTTGATTTTCACGCTTGCGTCGAGTGCAGAAGGAACGAGGACGAGAGAGAAAGCAACAGGGTCAGATGCTTCCGAATCAGTATTTTCGAAAGGAGGAGCCCGGCTCCAATTCTCCGCAATCTTCTTTACGGGAAACCGTCAACGAAGTTTCGATCGACACTTAAATTTCAGGAGGTAGACAGAATGAAAACTCGCTGGCTGAGCATCTTCGTGGTGCTCGCGCTCGCCGTCGTCGGTCTGACGGCGAACGTCGCTCTCGCCCAGACCACCGGTGACATCGACGGCACGGTCACCGACGCCAACGGCGCTCCGCTCCCCGGCGCGTCGGTCACGATCACGTCGCCGTCCCTGCAGGGCACCCGCACGGCCGTCACGGACGCCGCGGGCCGCTTCCGCTTCCCGGCGCTGCCGAGCGGCACCTACACGGTGACGGGCGCGCTCTCGGGCTTCACGAAGTCCGAGCGCCGCAACGTCGCCGTGAAGATCGGCGGCGTGGCCTCGGTCCCGCTCACGATGTCCGTTTCCGTCAAGGAAGAGGTCGTCGTCACGGGTGAGGCTCCGGTCATCGACACGGCCAAGACGACGATCGGCGTCACGGGCACGTCGGAGCAGATCTCGCGGCTCCCGCTCGCCCGCAACTTCACGTCCATCGCCACGACGGCGCCCGGCACGGGCACCGACAACTCGGGCGGCATCACGTTCTACGGGGCGACGGGCCTCGAGAACCAGTACATCATCGACGGCGTCAACACGACCGGCGTCAAGATCGGCAACGTCGGCAAGACGCTCACGAACGAGTTCGTCCAGGAAGTCGAAGTCAAGTCCGGCGGCTACGAGGCCGAGTTCGGGCGCGCCCTCGGCGGCACGATCAACGTCGTGACGAAGTCGGGCGGCAACGAGTTCCACGGCGACCTGTTCGGCTACTACGACAGCTCGAACCTCGCGTCCTCCGACGACCACTCCGCCGACCGCACGGCCGTCGGCGCGTCGCAGGTCATCCAGCCCACGCGCTACGACATCGGCGCGGACCTCGGCGGCTACTTCCTGAAGGACCGCCTCTGGTTCTTCGGCGCGTACAACCGCGTGTCGCGCGACCAGGACTACGTCCGCAACACGAGCATCTACTACACCCCGACGGGCGGCCTCGACACGACGAAGGGCACCGGCGGCTTCTCGACGACGTCGGGCACGGACGAGACGCGCAACAACCTCTACTCGGGCAAGCTGACGTTCCGCATCGGCGAGGCCCACACGCTCTCCGCGTCGGTCTTCGGCGACCCCGGCACGTTCAACGGCCGCCAGGTCACCGCCCGCGGCCCCGACTCGGGCGTCATCTGGGAGACGGAGACCGGCGGCACGGACATCGCCGGCAAGTACGACGGCATCTTCGGCACGTCGTTCCTCCTCTCGGCGCAGTACTCGCACCACGAGGAAAAGAACGACAACCAGTCGCCCTACAGCAACACGCTCTCGAACCTCCAGAATCGCGGCGGCCGCACCCAGATCGTCAGCGGCGGCCCGACGTACTTCGTGAACGAGAGCTACAAGCGCGACGACTTCAAGCTCGCGGCCTCGTTCTTCGCGGGCGCGCACGAGATCAAGGTCGGCGGCGAGTACGAGAAACTGGCCTCGTCGTTCTCCGAGAAGTACCCCGGCGGCGCGCGCATCTTCCAGTTCATGACGGCCGGCGGCGCGTTCAACTACGCGTACCAGCGCTACTTCGCCAAGGTTCCCCTGAACTGCATCGCGAAGTACGACGCCTCCGGCAACCTCCAGACGGGCAACTTCGGCACGCCGACCTCGGCCGCCGCGGCGAACGCCTGCGCCGGCTTCCAGACGGCGGCGTCGGTCGACAACCCGCCGACGACGAACAACCTCGCGATCTTCGCGCAGGACTCCTGGAAGGTCCTCAAGAACCTCACGGTCAACTTCGGCATCCGCTACGAGGAGCAGGAGCTCCTTGACGCCGCCGGCAACACGGCCATCAAGATCAACGGCGAGTGGTCGCCGCGCCTCGGCATCATCTGGGATCCGATGAGCAACGGCCGCTCGAAGGTCTACGCCTCCTTCGGCCGCTACTACTCCACGATCCCGCAGGACATCCAGACCCGCGCGCTCGGCAACGAGTAC includes these proteins:
- a CDS encoding TonB-dependent receptor — its product is MKTRWLSIFVVLALAVVGLTANVALAQTTGDIDGTVTDANGAPLPGASVTITSPSLQGTRTAVTDAAGRFRFPALPSGTYTVTGALSGFTKSERRNVAVKIGGVASVPLTMSVSVKEEVVVTGEAPVIDTAKTTIGVTGTSEQISRLPLARNFTSIATTAPGTGTDNSGGITFYGATGLENQYIIDGVNTTGVKIGNVGKTLTNEFVQEVEVKSGGYEAEFGRALGGTINVVTKSGGNEFHGDLFGYYDSSNLASSDDHSADRTAVGASQVIQPTRYDIGADLGGYFLKDRLWFFGAYNRVSRDQDYVRNTSIYYTPTGGLDTTKGTGGFSTTSGTDETRNNLYSGKLTFRIGEAHTLSASVFGDPGTFNGRQVTARGPDSGVIWETETGGTDIAGKYDGIFGTSFLLSAQYSHHEEKNDNQSPYSNTLSNLQNRGGRTQIVSGGPTYFVNESYKRDDFKLAASFFAGAHEIKVGGEYEKLASSFSEKYPGGARIFQFMTAGGAFNYAYQRYFAKVPLNCIAKYDASGNLQTGNFGTPTSAAAANACAGFQTAASVDNPPTTNNLAIFAQDSWKVLKNLTVNFGIRYEEQELLDAAGNTAIKINGEWSPRLGIIWDPMSNGRSKVYASFGRYYSTIPQDIQTRALGNEYTVFAYNYTRDKVDPITDYAFFGYQTIQGGELTQPDLKGMYQDEAIAGIEYEVFKGWSFGVKGIYKKLGRTIEDRCDLLDPRVNLASYVPPTALTTCALVNPGDDSPLQVIKDPTNPACQGPAGSTVLSGNCPSINPSRYYRGVELTAIHRFSNNFYLLASYIYSQLQGNYSGNFSQTREGGQSDPNINADFDYIDLTPNNYGTLRNNRANQFKLTGTYAFNFGLVTSVNANYADGRAMSVRGYARPGYSQERYYMARGSFDTLPSTYNVDLHLEWGIRLGAVTLTPVVDVFNLTNFQGVTSRDEVFCTSSTTGGTGCNAVLASTGKQRKEGPYTNANAGNPNFNRDIAWVGPRVLRLGARVSF
- a CDS encoding glycosyltransferase family 39 protein — its product is MTLRLPKDAGERTLLVLLLLATFLLVLEPGRVPLFEPDEGRYGEIPREMLATGDWVTPRLNGVLYFEKPPLYYWSVAASMAVLGPTELAVRLPGKLSAAGMVLLAVAFARRRYGARTGLLAGLVCASSLLVVALARIAIIDPMLSLAMSGAAFAFAAFAEGDAEGDGKRARRALYGFHVACAAAVLLKGLIGVVLPGGAIVFWTILTGRWRTLARVFSPGPLLVFLALAVPWHVAMARRHPDFLQFYFVHEHFDRFAKTEHKRTGPLVYFVPVLLAGFLPWTAFLGRLKETWPGLSRAAWKARATEGFLWMFSGLVFAFFSVSRSKLIPYVLPIWPALAVLLALGIERARVRGASFRGERVATGVLFGALLGAGAAYGFGAGYLQRFGAEAAGACALLALLGGFVLNVSPRLTGSAEAGPLVAAPWLAFIAFLLAVLPGAAHWVTPWPVVSPALAAAGGDAVLVQRGHYLEVLPFYAGRTTPVAALGWSELDFGRSHAGTESLFPSDEAFAALWNGPRKVVVMVHRDHLAAFAKPPLSDTSAGILGRENNAKHFALTNRITESQSK
- a CDS encoding ABC transporter ATP-binding protein, encoding MTAPAAVVARGLSKSYRKWGRTRAFGTLKSALLGRGFGAALAPSEVVQALSDVSFTVARGETFGVVGPNGCGKSTLLKLVAGLFKPTAGTLAVTGKVSALIELGAGFHPEISGRENVVINGVMLGLTRKEIERKLPEIVAFSGLEEFIDEPVKTYSSGMYVRLGFAVAVHVDPDVLVVDEVLAVGDEAFAHRCLDTIADFSRRGKTIFFVSHSLALVEELCDRVLYLDHGRTKALGDPRETLARYRMDVADEEGARLAKEHKEEEKIFLEGEEGEGRAASAAHGGEAAPHRGETHTFEEIPPSPSPVPVEKPRRWGSREVEITGCRMLDASGAERYAFRSGESVTFEIAVTPRAPLSDFVFGIGIFTPEDVCVHGTNTELDGFLPSKLDGPAFARVTLHTLDLGTGTYLVDVAVHSRREAPYDYWRGACRFQVDSPDRSAGLWRAARNWSFSGPLSLRKTRDRK